CATCCCGAAGGGGCTCCCAGTAACGAGCGTTGAAAAGAAACTGGCTCCTGGGAGCAGCTGAAGATCTTATAGAAAGGGAAATGATGGAAACGCATACGGAATCGGTGCCGTGGCAATTGTTCCTCGCCCAAATCACCTTTCCAAGTAATTTCCATGGTGAGCACCACAGCCCACACAGAAGCCAACCACCGGTTATGCAGCATCCCCCGGCCTGACGGGCACAGCCGTACCTGCTGCCCGCAACAGCCGTACCAGCGAAGGATTCCTCACGGGTGGCTTGGCCACCATCCGCGGCGCCTGGCCTGGCTCCCCGCCTGCACCCCCGCAGGCAAAGTACAGCTGGAAGAGCCACGTGAGCCCGAAACGGGGAACAGCCGGGCTGACGGGCTCCAGAgcctccccagcctgcagcagctgagcgTTGGGTACCACGGCTCTGGGGAGCGGAGCAGGCAACGGGAGGTGGCAGCCCCTGGAGAGCATCTGCTCCATGCCCATCAGTCAGGCACACGAGCCCggcagctggctggctgcctgCTCCGGACACTGtccccggctgcctgctccgggcaccgtcccggctgcctgctccggACACCGTcccggctgcctgctccggACACTGTCCCCGGCTGCCTGCTCAGGGCACCGtccccggctgcctgctccgggcactgtccccggctgcctgctccgggcactgtccccggctgcctgctccggacactgtccccagctgcctgctccgggcaccgtcccagctgcctgctctgggcaccgtccccggctgcctgctccgggcaccgtccccggctgcctgctccggACACTGTccccggctgcctgctctgggcactgtccccggctgcctgctctgggcactgtccccggctgcctgctccgggcaccgtccccggctgcctgctccggACACTGTcccggctgcctgctccggACACTGtccccggctgcctgctccggACACTGTccccggctgcctgctctgggcactgtcccggctgcctgctccgggcactgtcccggctgcctgctctgggcactgtcccggctgcctgctccggACACTGtccccggctgcctgctccggACACTGtccccggctgcctgctccgggcaccgtcccggctgcctgctccggACACCGTcccggctgcctgctctgggcactgtccccggctgcctgctccgggcactgtccccggctgcctgctccggacactgtccccagctgcctgctccgggcaccgtcccagctgcctgctccggACACTGTccccggctgcctgctctgggcaccgtccccggctgcctgctccgggcactgtccccggctgcctgctccggACACTGtccccggctgcctgctccgggcactgtccctggctgcctgctctgggcactgtcccggctgcctgctccgggcactgtccccggctgcctgctccgggcactgtcccggctgcctgctccgggcaccgtcccggctgcctgctccgggcactgtccccggctgcctgctccgggcactgtccccggctgcctgctccgggcACTGTCCCGGCTGCGTGCTCCGGGCACtgtcccagctgcctgctctgggcactgtcccggctgcctgctccgggcACTGTCCCGGCTGCGTGCTCCGGGCACtgtcccagctgcctgctccgggcACTGTCCCGGCTGCGTGCTCCGGGCACtgtcccagctgcctgctccgggcactgtcccagctgcctgctctgggcactgtcccggctgcctgctccgggcactgtcccggctgcctgctccgggcactgtccccggctgcctgctccggACACTGtccccggctgcctgctccgggcaccgtcccggctgcctgctctgggcactgtccccggctgcctgctccgggcactgtccccggctgcctgctctgggcactgtccccggctgcctgctccggACACTGTcccggctgcctgctccgggcactgtccccggctgcctgctccgggcaccgtccccggctgcctgctccgggcactgtccccggctgcctgctccggACACTGTccccggctgcctgctctgggcactgtccccggctgcctgctccggACACTGTcccggctgcctgctccggACACTGtccccggctgcctgctccgggcactgtccctggctgcctgctctgggcaccGTCCCCGGCTGCCTGCTCAGGGCACCGtccccggctgcctgctccgggcaccgtcccggctgcctgctccgggcaccgtcccggctgcctgctccgggcaccgtcccggctgcctgctccgggcaccgtcccggctgcctgctctgggcactgtccccggctgcctgctccgggcactgtcccggctgcctgctctgggcaccgtcccggctgcctgctccgggcactgtccccggctgcctgctccgggcaccgtcccggctgcctgctccgggcactgtccccggctgcctgctccgggcaccgtcccggctgcctgctctgggcactgtccccggctgcctgctccgggcactgtcccggctgcctgctctgggcaccgtcccggctgcctgctccgggcactgtccccggctgcctgctccgggcaccgtcccggctgcctgctctgggcaccgtcccggctgcctgctccgggcaccgtcccggctgcctgctctgggcaccgtcccggctgcctgctccgggcaccgtcccggctgcctgctctgggcaccgtcccggctgcctgctccgggcaccgtcccggctgcctgctctgggcactgtccccggctgcctgctccgggcactgtcccggctgcctgctccggACACTGTcccggctgcctgctccgggcactgtcccggctgcctgctccggACTCTGTcccggctgcctgctccggACACCGTccccggctgcctgctctgggcactgtccccggctgcctgctccgggcaccgtcccggctgcctgctccggACACTGTcccggctgcctgctccgggcACCGTCCCCGCTGCCTGCTCCGGCCATCGCCCCGGCTGCCTTTGGCCGTGGGGACATGGGTGCTCTCTGGAAGGGCTCTCTCTGAAGTGGGGTCTTCTTGCAGGGCTTGGCATCCCATCCTCATCCCTGCCACGAGTCTCCTTTCTCTGTTCTTGCACACCATGGGatgcctctgcctcctcctgagCATCACCGAGAGGCTGGGGAAAACCAGCTGGACTCAAGAGGCATTACAGCTTCCCCAGCCATCAGAAAACCCATCTGATCTCCGAAAGCCTCATCTACCTGATAAAACCGCTTTCGGACAGAAAAATTCAATCATCAGGAGCGTTGTGGGGCCGTTCTGCTGCAATCACAGCCACAAATGGCCTTTCCCAGGGGGGATCACTCAGACTCTGCCGTAACGCGAACCCTACCGCTGTTTAATAgcttgtaagaaaaataatttacaaaaaccACGAGGGTTAGATACCGGGAAGGAGATACGGCAGGAGTCTTCGTGGCAAAGCTTGGTCCGGTGCAAAGCCGGTTCATCCACTGCCTGACCCGCTGTGCTGGGAAACCGCCTTGGGGCCGCTCCTCTTAACACCCCTCTCGCCTTCAAAGCAGAGTTTGTGCAGACAAAGCCCCTTGGTTTTCCACCTGGTAAATCAGGGCTATCAGCTCTGAAACCCGGCCCAGTGAGCATTAGTCATCCTGAAGTGAAAATGCAGCTCTTCAGCAAAAAAGACAAGGTTCCTGGAAACCTTCTGGTATTTTGGGTTGGACTGATGAAAGGAGAatatcctgctgctgctgctgctgctgtgaaataTTCTTGCCAAGAACGAAGATCTTAGAGGCTTATGCTAAAGACACTGGGACTTATCTTCTCAGGTGTTACAGCAAATATCACCAAGCAATAAATATCTCTGAGAGCAGCAGAGGCGAGTTTCTGGCTCATTTAGACACATGTGGGTGAAGGCACACACGCACTCACAACATCTGCTAATCCCGGGGAGAAAGAGAGTCCCTTCTCCCTCGCCAGAGAGAGCTCAGCTTACGGCCACGCTCATTTCTTGCTTCGGCCATCATCCTCCATCCTTGAGGGAAACCACATTCTCGCGCAGCTGATGCACGGCCTCACAAAGGGTCCTTCGGGAACCTCCCGGGAACGGTGGCCGGCGGGTGCTGGCCCAGGAGATGCCATCCAGCCCCCTCGCCTcctctccggcccccggctgcAATGGCTCCCCACGCCTTTGCACGGCAGATCAAAGCGGAGGCTCCATCCCAACCGCCCAGGGtcttcttttaaacacattttatctTTAATTAATTCCTTTGAAGCCTTTTGCATCTGCTATCTCCTTGCATCCAGCGCCCCCTCTCCTGCACCCTCTTCTTGAAGGCAGGGTCATCTCCCAGTGGGGAAGCAAATGtctctttattattatttattcccGATGTGCTCCTGGCCAGCggtggggagggagcagagggtggGCTGGGACACGCCATGAGCTCGGCTCTGGCTGCTGGCACGACGGGTGCCCACGCCAGCACCCGCACAGCCCCGCACCTCCACCCAGGAGCACCCCCGGCCGGCAAACCTggcccccagctctgccctggggacGGGGGTGCCCCTCAGCACCGGCTCCTTCACGAGCACACTACCTGCAGAGCACGATGCCAAACTCTTTGCGTACCGGCCATTAAATCACCATTAAGAGCAGCAGACGGCACATAAAGTCTTCTGCCTTATAAAGCACTTAAAGGTTTAATTAAAGATGGCTTTATTCTAATAACACCGAAAGGAGACCCTGAGACAACCCAGTGAGCGCAATTCATGACAGGCCCTGattcattcttcccttttcttgttttttggCTGGGCCTGTAGCACAGGAGGATGCTCCGCCTTGGCGGAGGAGCCCAGCCCGCTCcgagagcagccccacagcctccccggGAAAAGCTCCTTACAGCCCTCGCCTCTTGCAGCACGCTGGAACTttaattatttctctctttccatGCTCTACCGTAAAATGATTACGACAGCCCCCGAAAAAGGAAGCACGGTTTTGAAAAGCGTAAGCATAAACTACGCCTGGGTGAACATATTGCGTCCCCATCTGACTGCCATCAGCGCTCTGCCAGGCGCCGAGCCGGCAGAGGTGGCACCGGGACAAACACACCTGAGCTGTGGGTTACCCAAAACAACCCCCGGCACGGCGGCACCCACCGCACCGGAGCCGCGCGGACCAGCCTCTCCCTTCTTTCCGGACAGGACGAGTAACCACTCATCTGCCTTTTCTCCTACCTACAAGCAGAGTATTCCTTATGCCAGgggaatttttttaagcttgttTTTGCAGCTAGTGAGTCACAGAGACATTGTTTCTcgctttttttctctcacttctTCAGCAAGAAGGAGCAGGGTGAGAAGATCTCATGGAGCAGGATAGCTTTAACAGCTCATCTAAGCGAGcgctgctgcctttgctgaagcgcccccaccccgcgcccccTCAAGGACCCCCACGGTCCCCCAGCATCACCAGGCGCCCAGTAGCAAGTCCCTTTCCAGCAACGCGCAGAGGGCAGCAAGGGGACGGCGCaggagggacacggggggatGCAGCACCTTCATCAGCACCCGATCCGACGGGAACATGGGTCTGCTCGGCCGTGGGAGCCCTGGGGTGGCCCCAGCCCCCTTGGGTGCTGCAAGCAGGACCACCCCgacccctggggctgctgccagaGAAAGCTGAGGGACCACAAGTTGTGAGAGCAGCATCCCACCCCACGCACCCACCCAGGGCTCCTACCGCGACGCGCAGCGCCTTACGGGATGGCAGGACAGAGATTTTCAATGCTCACTGAGGCAAATAAAAAGTACAGACGAGTTACCTAATCCTAATTTGTAGCCATATGTTTTTCCCAGCAGAGAACAAACACTTCCAGCCGCTAAAGCTTATATAacagagaggagctgggcttgAAAAATGCACGGCCTTGCACAGGCACGCTGCCAGCGATAGCACGGCCGGTGCTTTGAGACGGCGTTGGCCGCTGGCTCCCGAAACGCGCGTCCCGAGGTGCCGCAGGGGCTCGGCGCTCCCTGCCGGGGCCTCTCCTGGGCGCTCAGCACCAGCACtggcaggaaaagcagagcCAGAGCTCAGGCGCTTTTCAATTTAGGGTGGATGGGCTGAGATCAAAAAAGGTCCTTTAGCCCCGGGAAGGAGTTTATCGCATTCACCACTCGGTGAAAAGAAGTTAATTAGCAAAAACTCCGATGCTGCAAAGGCCCCTAATGAGAGCTAAGAGCCGGCAGATTAAAGCAGCCGCCCCCCGGGAGGCTGCCGGGAACGCGGAGACTCGGGGCTGCGGCTCTCCGCCGATCTGCCGGCCGGGGAAGGCGGCAGTGGCGGCAGCGCACCGGcaggcacgcggcagcaccggCAGCTCGTCCTCGCCTAAACGAGGCAGCCCACCCCGTTAAGCCACAGCACGTGCCCGGGGCCATCCCCGCAGCCGGCAGCCAGCCCACCGGAGCCCGTGCACCCCGACCCGACGATGCCACCGAGGCCGGAGGCACCAGCCAGACCTCAGCCTGGCGACGTAAGGCTGAAGATCTCATCGAGCAGCGAGCAGCTCTCGCCAGCAGGCGTTATTGATGTACCCTCGCTAATTTATCCAGCCAATTCCAGTGATTTTTCAAAAGGTGTGTAGGTTGGGAGGTTTTTTGGCCGCTGTAAATACCTCCTTTAAGTCAGGAACAACGTTACGGTTGCCTTGTCTCTTCCTGCCAAGCAGGGCAGCCTAGATAAATTAACTGAGATTAAGATTGGGCCATAAAATTCTTTTTCGATTCGACTAGAAAATCACTGTGGGTTAAAGGCAGTCGATGCACAGTGAATAAATTCTGTAAACTAAACAACGGTATCCCACAGTTTAATACTGGCAAtaacaaatataatttgaaataaatgggaAGCAGCTTTCCCATCCATGTCCACGCAGCAGATAGCGCTGGGGGAACGCATCGCCGTGCCCAAGCGCGGCGCTAAATACGATTATGGGAGATGGGCCGTGGATGGGCACCGCTAATGGGAAAAACACAGCACGCTGCTGGAAAGCGCCTCCGATAAAAGCGATGAATCAGAGCTGCCGTTTGCCTCCCGAGCGCTCTTGTTTAACATCACGCACTTATCTCTGTCCTGGGTGATGCTGCTGCCAGGAAAGCTCATGCCGCAGCGACCCCCCTGCCCCGGGACACCCCAGCCTTCCCAGTTCACCCCTGGCAGACCCTACCTGTGCTGTCTCCCAGCCCGCGGGGCGGGCGAGCATCCTTGCCGCTGCTGCTGTGGCCGGCGGCCGGCTCAGCGGTGCTGGTGCGGCCGGGGCTGCTGCGGGGCACGTCCCCGCCAGGCGCGGGagccggggtgctggggggtgcgCGAGGCGGcgtggcggcggcggtggcggcggcggtggtggtggtggtggtggtcgCGGCGGCGGTGGTGACGGTGGTGGTGGCGAAGGCGCCGGGCAGCGTGCTGCTCTCCAGGGAGTCCTCCTCGCCCGTGGGGCCCCAGACGATGACCTCGGGCAACGCCGTGGGCCGCCCGTCCCGTGGGGCGAAGCCGCGGCCGCGCAGGTGCCGCCGGCCCctccgggagcggggccggcgcagggggcggCCGGTGGGCAGCGGGGTGGCagggggcggccggcgggagcGGGGTCTCTGCGGGGAGGGCACAGGGCCGCAGGTCCAGGCGGGGCCAGGGTGCCGCAGctcctccccgctccccgcacCCCACAGTGAGCCGCGGGACAGTCTGTGCCGGAGCGCCGGCCGTGGCGAGAGCCTCCCCCCGGCGCTGctggctgggggctggcagctggCGAGGTCCATGGCTAGGTGGAACATGGCTATTAAAATCCAAGCATGGCTTCCGAGCGGGCAACTTGACCTGCGGAGAGACAGCGACTGTGTTAGAAATGCCGGGAAGGAACCCAGCGCTCCCTCCTGCATGGCTCCCCAAGCCCAGCCACCCAAAACACCCCCGGCAGCGCGGTGCCACCATCCTGCCCCGGTGCTCCAGCCAGCACCCCCTGAAAGAGCATCGCGGGGCACCCTGCgcctcctccccaccctccccctgTGAAACCCACCACCGCGAACTCAGCAGATCAAGGAGCCCCATCTGAAAATGCacctttgctgcttttcaatGGTTCTGTGAATGACTTAAGGATGGGTTTTACCACAAAATGCCCTGAGGAAGCGGCCGGCGTCTGCGTTGCCCAAACTAAGTCATTTTAGATGAATTATCTAAAGCAGATGGCACAAGCGGAGCACCAGCAGCGAGAGCCTTTGCTCCGGGGTCTCTACATCGCAGGGGTATGGGGGAGCCCGGCCCCCGCTCCCTGGCTCTCCAAGCCAAGGTACACGAGCGAGCCCGCGGAGGGCGGCGGTACGATCCCTCAATGAGCTGAAGCAGAAGAGTACCCGCACTCTCGCACCTGCACCTGTAACCCATCTCCTACGGAGGGGGGTCGCCCGCGCCACAGCAGGAGCGTCCcctcctgcagagcacagcacccAGCGCTGAACGCAACCCCGCGGCACCAGGACTTGCCGGGCATTTCCTCAGCGAAGCCCCtgagctggcagggaaggacGAGCGGCCCCTTTCACGGCTCTCTCTTTCACAGAATAGCTGGAAATCGCGCGGAACTGTCAGCAGGCTCATTATTCAAAATTTTGCTTTGATGTAACGTGCCACCATCAGGTCAGGTCACGTCAAAgccctctcccttcctcagcGGCATCGCACCTTCCCCTAAGACGCTACCCCACGTGAAGCGTGGCGTTTTATGGTAAGAAAACGCCTGACAtgaatttttcttgttttattggttttttccagaaaaaaaaaaatcattaggcCAAAGCCCAAAAATCTTTACTCCATTTTATTCAGCTTTTACACAAGAAAGACTTTTGTTGAACTCAGCAGGAGTTAATGAGAGCTTTATGTGGCTAAATAGACTAATCCTCCACAGCGCTGCGCCCGGTAAAGTCCTTGGTAGCACTACAGAATGTGCATCTGGTTGACAGAAGCATTTGTACACTCCCTCCGTGCGTGAGCAAATGAAGCTAAAGGAGCTGACCTGGATACTCTCAGGCACAGTCTTTTTCTGCTCAGAGgatctctcctttctttttttttttcctaattgggTATTTTTTCAAAGCGtaacagcatttattttgggGAGGAATAAGGCGACGCAGGGAAAGAGcgcagaaggagaaagggaagagccAGAAACAGACAACATAAACCAAAATAGTtcaggctgggggaggaaggattTCAAGGCttcagaaaaaccaaaccacccaaaacatgatgttggtggggttttttttagcgGCCAGCAGAGTGGTGGCAGTGCCGTGGGGGCAGCACGCAGCGCATCCCCCACGTGCCGTGCATCAGCGGTGCCACAGGCAGCACCCGTCTCCGCCGGTGAGGAGTCAGGAGCTCGGGCTTCCAGCAAGAGCATTAAACACAGACTCACCTTGGCAATGCTCATATTCACTCCAGCAGCACGTCAGGCTCCATTGCAGCCTCTGCCTAACTCCCTAATGCCATCTGAAACATCTCtttgcaaggaaggagaggtgccGGGCACCTCCCCGGCGCCGCGCTCGCCCTGGGTACCACCTCTCGCACCACCCGTGCACGCACCCAAAACCCCTCCCTGCCCGCCCGGCTCTCCGCGAGGGAACAGCGCACGAGGCACTTTCACTAACAGCTGCTGAACGAGGCGAGGGATGTGCCCAGCCCAAACTTGGTGCTTGCTAAatcccagctgctctgtggaagcttctgaaagacaaaatgccaGTCCTCAGTACTCGGGATCGGCAACTCGCAGGAAAATCAGATATTTCCCCTCTTGCCGCTCCCTCCTGCTTGCTCACGACATTCTCaagctgcagcaacagcagcccTGAGCTCACGGGGGTTTGCTCCGTGTGGGACCCGCCCGAGCATCGCTGCCTCGCTCCCCTGCAGCGCTGGGCTGATACGGAGGAAGACGCAACGCGCAACCCCCGGCCCCACGCCAGCCCGCCAGCAACGCTGCGCCCAAGCGCGGCCGGGCGACACGCACAGGCAGGGGCGTCCCTCGCTCCTCCATCGCTCTCCAGGCCAGAGCCTCTGGTGATGGGGAGGGACGTGGTGGGCGACAGCCACGGCTCAGTACGGGGCAGCACCCTGTCCTGCCCCAAGAACACTGTGGGTCACCCTCCCACCTGCGTCCCTTTGAGTGATGCCAGCCAAGGGACTGTCACCCAAGGAGCATCCTCCCGGCCACCCCGCTGGCTGGCACGGCCCCAGGAGGTGGCTTTTGGGACGGGAGCAGCGAGGCCGGTTACCTCGGAGGAATTTTGCACGGCATGCAATCTTTTGAGGGCTTTGCAACAACAGATAAGAGCAAGTGTCCTTCAGAATAAATAGCAGCGTGTAGGAGTTGCCGTTGTCTAGGCAACGCAGCGCGATGTGCTCGGCGGCGGGGATGCGGCAGCGCGTGGTGGGGCCGGCGGAAGCCAGGGACCCTGGGCTCTGCCACAAGGccacccttccctccccctgacacccctcctgctcccccagccccacttgAGCCCCCTGCCATAGCCGGCAGTGGGAGAGACGCGTCCCCAAGGGCAGCGCAGGGAGCAGGGACGCGTCCAGCCCGCAGGTCCTGCCACCTGGCATTTGCCCCAGAAAAACTCAGGCTGTCCCAGAAAAGCCCGCTGCTCCCGACACGCCGCCCCCGGGGAGTCCCCGTGCCTCTGCCCCCCCTCGCCACAGCGGGCGGGAGAGCGTCCCCTCGCCTCCCGGGAGGCGCGAGCGGAAAGTCACCGCTGCTCGGAGGCTGGGAGGACGTTCGAGCTTCGCTGAGACATCAAATGGCACAAACCCTCCTCCAACTGCACGAGCTGCATCCCGCCGGCAGGAAAGCAGAGGCGAAGGGAACCTTCAGTGCTCTCAGTGCATGGAGTAACTCACCAGCCGCCCTCCGAAAGGGGGGCTCTGGCGCAGGGAAGGGGACAAATCGGTCGGCCGTGCCTGCAGCACCCGCCTGCCTCGGCTCGGGGGCACAGACCCAGCCCCGGCTGGGGTTATGTGGTGGGTTGCACAAGTCAGGGCTGCGGTTACGTTGTTCGCTGAGCCCTGAAATCAGGATTTTGATTATTTGTGACTCCCCCTCATAAACACACACCTTTTCTTCCATCACAAAGAGAGATGGGGGTGTGTGGCCAATTTTCACGTTATTCCTTTTCCCATCTTGGGAGTGAATGGGAACGTTATTCCAAAATACTTCTCAAACTCAAGGAAAAATTCAACAGAATTCTGAAATTGGGTTAAAACAAGAAATGAGCAGCAGAGATATTCAAGGAGAAGAAATCCCTTCTTCACCCTCCTCATCCAAAGCCTTTCCTCCCACAAACCACAAATCCGCTCCCGCAGCTTAATGGATGGAGAGGCGGCCATATTCTCACAGCGAGGGGAACAGCTACAAACATTCACCTGCGCCTCGTGAGAAGTACAAGAGCGGATTTCAAGGAAACTACTCAGATAATTACAGGGATCACACACGTTAAGTGCTCCAGTGTTGCTTTGCTGAGCCCAAGTGAGCCAGTATCTGTTTCAAAGGCGATGGAGTTACAGGTGTTGGAGGGGTTTTGGGTGGAGCCATCGAAGCCTTCCCACCGTACACAACACACTTCAGAATCCTCCCCAGTACGAAAACCCCTTCTCGCATCCTTTCAGATGCAGCCGTTCGctttgaggaggaggaaagttgGCACTTAAGAGAGAGACCAGTTTCAAGGAGGCCGGAGGACGCGAGCTTGCCGCGCTCGTCACTGGTCGGGGAGAGGCTGCCAGGGTGCTTCCGTGTGCGGGCTGGCACGGCGATGCTGCCCGGCTCCTCCGCCTCGCCGCCCCACGGGCAGCAGCTCTTGCCACCAGCCCCGCGCGCCTTCGGCTCCTTCTCCGCCAGGAGAGCCAGGACGACTGAATCCCTCCGACCCCAATGAAGCTTCATGTAGAAGCCCCCAAGCATTTTGAGGAGCGGGCACGAGCAAGAGCAAAGCTTTGGTAATTAGCGATCTCTGATTGCCACAGAGCTGAAAATGCAAGATTATCTCTGTCCTGGGATTACCTTACAAACACGTgaagcagcagcctgggaaagGCAGTCCCCAGCCCCCCTCAACCCACATCCCGCCTGTGAATGCAAATCCGCTGCCCCTCGGGCATCATCCGGGCCCATCGCCTGCCCCAGGGCCGCCGCTTGGCAGCCACGGCTCCGGCAACGCCGCTGCAGCTCTGAAGCACGTGCAGGGGCTACGCAGGCACCGAGCGCTGTTTGCATCACCTACGCGATGCTTCAGAATCAATAAGGAGCATCGAGGGTTGCTTAGCGCTTCTGAAAGGATGGAGCTGCGTGCACAGGCAGAGCAGTACAGTATGTAAGCTGGACAGAAATCCGTAGGAAAACCAACGCACAGAGAAAAGACGAGAGCAGTCAAGACCAATGGAGTAAAACCCCCCTTCTGCCACCTTTTGCACAcagttattttgcatttctatcCGCACAGGCAGCTGGTatgagcacccccagggcagaggcagctgcaggagcacagggtCCAG
This genomic stretch from Phalacrocorax carbo chromosome 20, bPhaCar2.1, whole genome shotgun sequence harbors:
- the AJAP1 gene encoding adherens junction-associated protein 1 — protein: MWMRRLPGSRSSCPLGSHAWILIAMFHLAMDLASCQPPASSAGGRLSPRPALRHRLSRGSLWGAGSGEELRHPGPAWTCGPVPSPQRPRSRRPPPATPLPTGRPLRRPRSRRGRRHLRGRGFAPRDGRPTALPEVIVWGPTGEEDSLESSTLPGAFATTTVTTAAATTTTTTTAAATAAATPPRAPPSTPAPAPGGDVPRSSPGRTSTAEPAAGHSSSGKDARPPRGLGDSTGLAVHQIITITVSLIMVIAALITTLVLKNCCAQSGRPRRNSHQRKLDQQEESCQNLTDFAPARVPSTLDIFTAYNETLQCSHECVRTPVPVYAEEALRSPGDYKTTFNGNRPSSSDRHLIPVAFVSEKWFEISC